Part of the Sphingobium lignivorans genome is shown below.
GCCCGCAGATGCTTCTTCACCGAGAGGGGATAATAGGTGCCGCCCTTCACCGTGGCGTCGTTGCAGGCGATCATCACCTGACGACCCGCTACGCGGCCGATGCCCGCGATGATGCCGGCGCCCGGCACGTCCCCATCATACTCGCCATGAGCGGCGAGTTGGCCGATCTCGAGGAAGGGGCTGCCCGGATCGAGCAGCCGCTCGACGCGCGCGCGGGGCAGCAGCTTGCCGCGCGCCACATGCCGATCGCGGGCACGCTCGCCCCCACCCAGAGCGGCCTTCGCGACATCGGCATGGAGCCGGTCCCGCAGCGCTCGGTTGTGCGCGGCGCGGCTCGCGAACTCCGGGCTCGCGGTGTCGATCGCCGTGGGAAGGACGGGGCCGGTCATGCGGGCGCCTTCTTGCGAATGAGATAGCGATAGACGCCGGTCGCGTTGATGACGAGCAGCGCGATGTTCTGGAACCCGATCCCTTCGCTGTCCGGCTGGAGGAAGCCCCAGGTGATCAGCGCGAGCGAACTCGTGACGAAGAGCACGAAGGCCCAGCCCGTCACGCGCCTGCCGAGATCGAGCGCCACGATCAACGCGGCGAGGGTGGCAGCGGCCGCACCATAATATTGGAAGGCAGTGAGGAGGGAATCGCTCATGAGGTGCTCCGACCGGCGCGTCCAAGTTGCTCCATGGCGCGGCTGGAGACTGTGCGGCCCGGCGAGGGCTGCGCTGTTTCCCGGCGATCGCGGGGCAGGCGGATGGTGCGTACGGTCATCCCTCGCCGCCCACCAGTTCCCGGCCGATCAGCATGCGGCGGATCTCATTGGTGCCCGCGCCGATATCCAGCAGCTTGGCATCGCGCAGATAGCGCTCCACCGGCCAGTCTGTCGTATAGCCTGCGCCCCCGAGCGCCTGCACTGCCTCCAGCGCCACCTTCACGGCGTTCTCGCTGGCGAGCAGGATGGCACCGGCGGCGTCGAAGCGGGTGGTCTTGCCCGCGTCACAGGCCTTCGCCACCGCATAGACATAGGCGCGGGCCGAATTGAGTGCGACATACATGTCCGCCACCTTGGCCTGCATGAGCTGGAAGGCGCCGATGGGCTTGCCGAACTGGCGGCGCTCGCGGACATAAGGCAGCACCGTGTCGAGGCAGGCCTGCATGATGCCGAGCTGGACGCCGGACAGCACGACGCGCTCATAATCGAGGCCGGACATCAGCACCTTCACGCCGCCGCCCAGCTCCCCGAGGATATTCTCCTGCGGTACATGGCAATCATCGAACACCAGTTCCGCCGTGGGCGAACCGCGCATGCCCATCTTCTCGATCTTCTGGCCGATCGCGAAGCCGTCCATGTCCTTCTCGATCAGGAAGGCCGTGATGCCCTTCGATCCGCCGGCCGCGTCCGTCCTCGCATAGACGACGAGAGTCTGGGCATAAGCGGCGTTGGTGATCCAGAATTTGGTGCCATTGAGCACATAGTCGCCCTGCACGGCGTCGGCGCGCAGCTTCATGGAGACGACGTCCGATCCCGCGCCGGTCTCCGACATGGCCAGGCTGCCGACATGATCGCCGGCGATGAGGCCGGGCAGATATTTCGCCTTCTGCTCCGGGGTCGCCCAGCGCGCGATCTGGTTGATGCACAGGTTTGAGTGCGCGCCATAGGAAAGGCCGACGGAAGCCGAGGCCCGGCTGATCTCCTCGCAGGCGATCACATGTTCGAGATAGCCAAGCCCGAGCCCGCCATCCTCCTCCTTCACGGTGATGCCGTGCAGGCCGAGCGCGCCCATCTCCGGCCACAGCTCGATGGGGAAACGGTCTTCCCGGTCCACCTGCGCGGCGATGGGCGCGATCCGGTCGGCAGCGAAGCGGCGGCAGGTCTCGCGGATCATGTCCGCGGTTTCGCCGAGCGAGAAATCCAGTTGCTCCATGCGCCTCTCCTGTCCGGCCGCGCCTTACCCGGCGGCCTGTTCCTGTCCTCATTATCCTAACGGGGTGCATTGGAAAAATTGAAATCAAGGGAAGCAAGACATAGACAGCATCTATGCTGGACCGATATCTCCTGCGCTACTTCCTCGCCGTGGTGGACCAAGGCAATTTCTCCCGTGCAGCGGCGTTATGCCATGTCTCGCAGCCCACGCTTTCCGTGGGCATCGCAAAGCTGGAGAACGAACTCGGCGCGCCGCTGTTCCTGCGCTCCAGCCAGCGGGTGGAACTCACCGCCGCCGGCGCGCGGTTTCTCGTCCACGCGCGGCGGATCGAAAGCGAGTATAATCTGGCCGAACGCGCGCTGGCGGATGTCCAGCCCGCGCGTCGCTTGCGCATCGGCTGGCTGTCGAGCGTGCCATCGGATCGCCTTGCAGCGGCGCTTGGCGTCGGTCGGGGGGAGAGGCCCGGAAGCCAGATCGAGATCGTCGAAGGCAATGAGCGGGACATCCACGCCCATCTGGCACGCGGGCGGATCGACCTGGCGGTGTCCATCATCCGCCCCGGCGAGACTCGGTTCCGGGAAGAGGCGATCCTGGAGGAGGGCTACCGGCTGGCAATGCCCGCGGGCCACAAGCTGGCGCAGCAATCCGTCCTGACCGCCGAGGCGCTGGCGAGCGAGACGATGATCGTCCGGCGCCATTGCGAAGCGCTGGCGGCCACCAGCCGGCATTTCACCGAACGCGGGGTTCGCCCTTTCTTCGCGATGCGATCGACCAATGACGAGCGGGTGCTGGCGATGGTGGCGGCGGGGCTGGGCATCACGGTCATGCCGGAAAGCCATGCCCATGAAGGCGTCGTCCGACCGTTGCTCGCGGGGTTCGACCTGCGCCGGACGATCGGCTTCCTGTTCGGACCGCATGGCGAT
Proteins encoded:
- a CDS encoding LysR family transcriptional regulator; amino-acid sequence: MLDRYLLRYFLAVVDQGNFSRAAALCHVSQPTLSVGIAKLENELGAPLFLRSSQRVELTAAGARFLVHARRIESEYNLAERALADVQPARRLRIGWLSSVPSDRLAAALGVGRGERPGSQIEIVEGNERDIHAHLARGRIDLAVSIIRPGETRFREEAILEEGYRLAMPAGHKLAQQSVLTAEALASETMIVRRHCEALAATSRHFTERGVRPFFAMRSTNDERVLAMVAAGLGITVMPESHAHEGVVRPLLAGFDLRRTIGFLFGPHGDPPALADPPFLDALRTALRTARVGAREPL
- a CDS encoding acyl-CoA dehydrogenase family protein; the protein is MEQLDFSLGETADMIRETCRRFAADRIAPIAAQVDREDRFPIELWPEMGALGLHGITVKEEDGGLGLGYLEHVIACEEISRASASVGLSYGAHSNLCINQIARWATPEQKAKYLPGLIAGDHVGSLAMSETGAGSDVVSMKLRADAVQGDYVLNGTKFWITNAAYAQTLVVYARTDAAGGSKGITAFLIEKDMDGFAIGQKIEKMGMRGSPTAELVFDDCHVPQENILGELGGGVKVLMSGLDYERVVLSGVQLGIMQACLDTVLPYVRERRQFGKPIGAFQLMQAKVADMYVALNSARAYVYAVAKACDAGKTTRFDAAGAILLASENAVKVALEAVQALGGAGYTTDWPVERYLRDAKLLDIGAGTNEIRRMLIGRELVGGEG